A genome region from Sphingobacteriaceae bacterium GW460-11-11-14-LB5 includes the following:
- a CDS encoding glycoside hydrolase has product MKYLFSSILVLSLGIKTFAQLRPKSEYISKVWVADLGNGTYKNPVINADYSDPDAIRVGDDFYMIASSFDAIPGLPILHSKDLVNWKIIGHALKRQPPFDHFEKTQHGNGVWAPSIRYRNGEFYIYYPDPDFGIYLTKAKTITGMWSAPKLVAAGKGLIDPCPFWDEDGKAYLAYAYAGSRAGIKSVLAIMPLTNDGAQALETGRIVYDGHELDPTIEGPKFYKRNGYYYLFAPAGGVSTGWQLILRSKNIYGPYERKVVMDQGKSSVNGPHQGAWVNTQTGEDWFLHFQDKDAYGRVVHLQPMKWINNWPVIGLDADGDGKGEPVTTYKKPNVGKVYPIETPVESDEFDTSKLGLQWQWQANPQPTWLFTDADKGLLKLYTAKIPDDAKNLWDVPNLLMQKFPADEFMVTTKLLFKPNPKLENEKTGLVIMGRSYAQISMKSKKDGIYLMYGVCQSADKGKTENEKEITRLKSGSVYFRVKVSPGAKCQFSYSEDGIRFTNVGDEFQATAGQWIGAKMGIFAIRDSQTNDSGIAEFDWFRVQALK; this is encoded by the coding sequence ATGAAATATCTATTTAGTTCAATCCTTGTATTAAGTCTTGGCATCAAAACCTTTGCCCAACTCAGGCCAAAAAGCGAGTATATCTCTAAAGTTTGGGTTGCTGACTTAGGGAACGGGACTTATAAAAACCCGGTGATCAATGCCGATTATTCTGATCCTGATGCCATCCGGGTGGGAGATGATTTTTATATGATCGCCTCCAGTTTCGATGCCATCCCGGGGTTGCCGATTCTGCATTCGAAAGATTTGGTCAACTGGAAAATAATCGGCCATGCTTTAAAACGCCAGCCTCCCTTCGATCATTTCGAAAAAACTCAACATGGCAATGGTGTTTGGGCGCCTTCTATCCGTTACCGCAATGGCGAATTTTATATCTATTATCCCGACCCTGACTTTGGGATTTATTTAACAAAAGCTAAAACCATAACAGGAATGTGGTCTGCGCCAAAATTGGTTGCTGCTGGTAAAGGATTGATTGATCCCTGCCCGTTTTGGGACGAAGATGGCAAAGCTTATCTGGCCTATGCCTATGCAGGAAGCCGCGCAGGCATAAAAAGTGTGTTGGCGATTATGCCATTAACAAACGACGGCGCGCAAGCACTAGAAACAGGCAGAATTGTGTACGATGGTCACGAACTCGACCCAACCATTGAAGGGCCAAAATTTTATAAACGTAACGGCTATTACTATTTGTTTGCACCAGCTGGTGGTGTTTCTACAGGCTGGCAATTAATTTTAAGAAGTAAGAACATCTACGGCCCATACGAGAGAAAGGTAGTTATGGATCAAGGGAAATCCTCGGTAAATGGTCCGCATCAGGGTGCCTGGGTTAATACGCAAACGGGTGAAGATTGGTTCCTGCATTTTCAGGACAAAGACGCTTATGGCCGTGTGGTTCATCTGCAGCCGATGAAATGGATCAATAACTGGCCCGTTATCGGCCTTGATGCAGATGGCGACGGTAAAGGTGAGCCCGTAACCACCTATAAAAAACCAAACGTAGGTAAGGTTTATCCGATTGAAACCCCAGTGGAAAGTGATGAATTTGATACTTCAAAACTAGGCCTACAATGGCAATGGCAGGCCAATCCGCAACCTACCTGGCTATTTACCGATGCAGACAAGGGTTTGTTAAAGTTGTACACGGCTAAAATTCCTGATGATGCTAAAAACCTTTGGGATGTACCGAATCTGTTGATGCAGAAATTTCCTGCTGATGAATTTATGGTCACAACCAAACTCTTGTTTAAACCTAATCCAAAACTGGAGAACGAAAAAACGGGTTTGGTGATAATGGGCAGAAGTTATGCGCAGATTAGTATGAAGAGCAAAAAAGATGGCATATATCTGATGTATGGTGTTTGCCAAAGTGCCGACAAGGGAAAAACGGAAAACGAAAAAGAAATTACCAGGCTGAAATCGGGGTCAGTGTATTTTAGGGTTAAAGTTAGCCCGGGTGCAAAATGCCAGTTTAGTTACAGTGAAGACGGAATTCGTTTTACGAATGTAGGCGATGAGTTTCAGGCTACAGCAGGGCAATGGATCGGCGCAAAAATGGGCATCTTTGCCATTCGGGATAGCCAAACGAATGATTCAGGAATTGCCGAATTTGATTGGTTCCGTGTACAAGCTTTAAAATAG
- a CDS encoding GDSL family lipase: protein MKKYKILIATLGVILLMSFLIKPKPVKVYLIGDSTVADYTLDEGYQQKKYPITGWGQVFQQFLKKDSLKKLNRLIKSDSALVIDKAKGGRSTRTFFEEGRWKEVLSTLEKNDLVLIQFGHNDAAKDKPERYVDIPGYKDFLRMYVKETRAQGALPVLITPVTRNYPWKDGKLGSAHGEYPQAVKDVAQELNVSIIDLTSLSAAFFTTKGSEFVSKHYFMNLDSAKYEAYPKGQKDNTHFQPEGARAVAQLVYNELKNINHKTD from the coding sequence ATGAAAAAATATAAAATCCTTATCGCAACCCTTGGTGTCATTTTACTAATGTCTTTCCTAATTAAACCTAAACCTGTTAAGGTTTATTTAATCGGCGATTCTACTGTTGCAGATTATACTTTGGATGAAGGTTATCAGCAGAAAAAATATCCAATTACGGGCTGGGGGCAGGTGTTTCAGCAATTCCTAAAAAAAGACAGTTTAAAAAAATTAAACAGGTTGATTAAAAGCGACAGCGCTTTGGTTATTGATAAAGCAAAAGGGGGAAGAAGCACCAGAACTTTTTTTGAAGAGGGAAGGTGGAAAGAAGTTTTATCAACCTTAGAAAAGAATGATCTGGTATTGATCCAGTTTGGGCACAACGATGCAGCGAAAGATAAACCCGAACGTTATGTTGATATTCCGGGTTATAAAGATTTTTTAAGGATGTATGTGAAAGAAACAAGAGCACAAGGTGCTCTACCGGTTCTGATTACGCCGGTTACCCGTAATTACCCCTGGAAAGATGGCAAACTGGGCAGTGCACATGGCGAATATCCACAGGCAGTGAAAGATGTGGCTCAGGAATTAAACGTATCCATTATCGATCTAACCTCACTTTCAGCAGCATTTTTTACCACAAAGGGAAGTGAATTTGTAAGCAAACATTACTTCATGAATTTAGACTCGGCAAAATATGAGGCGTATCCAAAAGGACAAAAAGATAATACCCACTTCCAGCCAGAAGGAGCCAGAGCAGTTGCACAGCTGGTTTATAATGAATTAAAAAACATCAACCACAAAACGGATTAA
- a CDS encoding MFS transporter, with protein MSDTLPRNNIFKVIGASSLGTLIEWYDFYIFGSLAVIIGHQLFPEDAGASALINTLAIFAAGFIVRPFGALVFGRLGDLIGRKYTFLLTLVLMGGSTFFIGLIPSYKSIGYAAPILVLILRLIQGLALGGEYGGAATYVAEHAPKNKRGFFTSWIQTTATLGLFLSLGIIVITKNILGAETFGDWGWRIPFLLSIVLVVVSIYIRMKMHESPMFSKLKAEGNVSKNPLKESFNNKANFKMVLLALFGATMGQGVIWYTGQFYAQSFLENTCKLDFNDSRYILLWGIAFATPFFVIFGAWSDKVGRKWIMLSGMLLGILFYRPIYQIFLDDTDYTKIEQTDILSARPAPVTSVLIANSTDSLRTVSTKVMLKNGASFNKVQTDTVSATKGILLGKEVVKDKILPTPVFWKFVGLIFFQILLVTMVYGPIAAFLVELFPTKIRYTSMSLPYHIGNGVFGGLVPFIATLIASFSGSTPLSGLWYPIGIAALSLVIGAIYLSNKRDENIND; from the coding sequence ATGAGCGACACTTTACCCAGGAACAATATCTTTAAAGTAATCGGTGCATCATCCCTAGGCACGCTGATTGAATGGTATGATTTTTACATTTTTGGTAGCCTTGCCGTTATCATTGGTCATCAGTTGTTTCCGGAAGATGCAGGTGCATCGGCCTTAATCAACACCCTGGCTATTTTCGCAGCAGGTTTTATTGTGCGTCCGTTTGGTGCATTGGTTTTTGGCAGGCTTGGCGATTTAATCGGCCGAAAATATACTTTCCTGCTCACTTTGGTGTTGATGGGTGGATCGACATTTTTTATTGGTTTAATCCCCTCGTATAAAAGTATTGGTTATGCCGCACCAATTTTGGTATTAATATTAAGGTTAATCCAGGGGCTGGCATTGGGTGGAGAATATGGTGGTGCGGCAACTTATGTAGCAGAACATGCACCAAAAAACAAACGTGGTTTTTTTACCAGCTGGATTCAAACTACTGCAACATTGGGTTTATTCCTTTCGCTGGGGATTATCGTCATCACGAAGAATATTTTAGGTGCTGAAACTTTTGGCGATTGGGGCTGGAGAATCCCTTTCTTGTTATCGATAGTACTGGTTGTTGTTTCGATCTATATCCGCATGAAAATGCATGAGTCGCCCATGTTTTCTAAACTGAAGGCAGAGGGAAATGTCTCAAAAAATCCACTCAAAGAGAGCTTTAACAACAAAGCGAATTTTAAGATGGTGCTTCTGGCCCTATTTGGGGCAACGATGGGGCAAGGGGTAATCTGGTATACGGGTCAGTTTTATGCACAATCATTTTTAGAGAATACCTGTAAGCTGGATTTTAATGACTCGAGATATATTCTGCTTTGGGGGATTGCCTTTGCCACTCCGTTTTTTGTGATATTTGGTGCCTGGAGCGATAAGGTTGGCCGGAAGTGGATTATGCTGAGCGGCATGCTTTTGGGAATTCTTTTTTATCGCCCTATCTATCAAATATTTTTGGATGATACCGATTATACAAAAATTGAACAGACGGATATTTTATCTGCCAGACCCGCTCCGGTAACTTCTGTTTTGATTGCAAACTCAACTGACAGTTTACGCACCGTTTCTACTAAAGTAATGTTAAAAAATGGTGCATCTTTTAACAAGGTACAAACCGATACGGTTTCTGCAACCAAAGGGATTCTCCTGGGTAAAGAAGTAGTAAAAGATAAAATTTTGCCTACGCCGGTATTCTGGAAATTTGTTGGCTTAATTTTCTTCCAGATTTTATTGGTAACCATGGTTTATGGGCCAATTGCAGCTTTCCTGGTTGAATTATTCCCAACTAAAATCAGGTACACCTCTATGTCGCTGCCTTATCATATCGGTAACGGTGTTTTTGGTGGACTTGTGCCCTTTATTGCAACCTTGATTGCAAGTTTTTCAGGCTCTACGCCGCTATCGGGCCTTTGGTATCCGATAGGTATAGCGGCATTGAGCCTGGTTATTGGTGCCATTTATTTATCGAATAAAAGAGACGAAAATATTAACGACTAG
- a CDS encoding RNA polymerase subunit sigma-24, translating into MEAVYIDKNLELVKKCMQGSRAAQFELYKLYAKAMYNVALRILNYEEEAEDVLQEAFLDAFTRIVDFRQETTFGLWLKQIVINKSINYLRKRKMEFVSTDEISEVPDEDSFDDHEVQLQAEEIRTAITQLPDGYRVVLSLYLLEGYDHEEIAHILKISENTSRTQYMRAKKKLKSILEQKGMRDE; encoded by the coding sequence TTGGAAGCCGTATACATCGATAAAAACCTGGAACTCGTAAAAAAATGCATGCAGGGCAGCCGCGCAGCACAGTTTGAATTGTACAAGCTGTATGCAAAGGCCATGTATAATGTGGCACTGCGCATTTTAAATTATGAGGAAGAGGCAGAAGATGTTTTACAGGAAGCATTTTTGGATGCGTTTACCAGAATTGTAGATTTTAGGCAGGAAACCACTTTCGGACTTTGGTTAAAGCAGATCGTGATCAACAAATCCATCAATTATTTACGTAAGCGTAAGATGGAATTTGTAAGTACCGATGAAATATCGGAAGTGCCGGATGAAGATAGTTTTGATGACCATGAAGTGCAGTTACAGGCTGAAGAAATAAGAACAGCCATAACCCAATTGCCAGATGGCTACAGGGTGGTACTGAGTTTGTACCTGTTAGAAGGTTACGACCATGAAGAGATTGCACACATTTTAAAAATTAGTGAAAATACCAGCCGCACACAGTACATGAGGGCTAAAAAGAAGTTAAAAAGTATTTTAGAACAGAAAGGGATGAGAGATGAATAA
- a CDS encoding cyclic nucleotide-binding protein: MHKQLSSYIREKITISDEDLEQVLSFFKMMQVKKNEIMISPGETSQRIYFVDKGCLRIFFRTEGGTEATRHFAFEKQFATALVSFITNETSKEFVQAIEDTDLHYISQKDFYHLLKIIPQWEKLYRHYLEYAYVSNTNRLMSFITLDATERYRQLLAQNPGVVMRMPNKMVASYLNISQETLSRLKSKA, from the coding sequence ATGCACAAACAGCTTTCAAGTTATATAAGAGAAAAAATTACCATCAGCGATGAGGATCTGGAACAGGTATTGTCTTTTTTCAAGATGATGCAGGTAAAAAAGAACGAAATCATGATCAGCCCTGGCGAAACGAGCCAGCGCATTTATTTTGTTGACAAAGGCTGCTTGCGGATTTTTTTTCGAACTGAAGGAGGCACTGAAGCTACCCGGCATTTTGCTTTCGAAAAGCAGTTTGCCACCGCTTTAGTCAGTTTTATTACCAACGAAACTTCAAAGGAGTTTGTGCAGGCCATAGAAGATACCGATCTACATTACATTTCGCAAAAAGATTTTTACCACCTGCTTAAAATCATTCCGCAGTGGGAGAAACTTTACCGCCATTATCTGGAGTATGCCTACGTAAGCAATACCAATCGCTTAATGTCGTTTATTACGCTCGATGCCACCGAGCGTTACCGCCAGCTGCTTGCCCAAAATCCAGGCGTGGTTATGCGCATGCCAAACAAAATGGTTGCCTCTTACTTAAATATCTCGCAAGAAACTTTAAGCAGATTAAAATCAAAAGCCTGA